A single region of the Salmo salar chromosome ssa16, Ssal_v3.1, whole genome shotgun sequence genome encodes:
- the LOC106575550 gene encoding ATP-dependent RNA helicase DDX3X isoform X4, with amino-acid sequence MSHVAVENLHGLEQQLAVLGLNNADGQGGGTGRTCYIPPHLRNQEASKNDTPGGWDGGRNGFVQNGYHDNRMNGGNRYNSGPPRMERGRGGGGFRGGRGGSYNPVQPMQNAGMFGVYDNKDGGGWNTTKDAYTSFGARPDRGKSAFFNNGGSAPRGSYQRGGFGGSGNSRWVEESRDDEDWSKPTQANERLEQELFAGGNTGINFDNYDDIPVEATGQNCPHHIDSFQDVEMGEIIMSNIALTRYTRPTPVQKYAIPIIKNKRDLMACAQTGSGKTAAFLLPVLSQIYTEGPGEALAAQKSGGQDNGKYGRRKQYPLALVLAPTRELALQIYEEARKFAYRSRVRPCVVYGGADIGQQIRDLERGCHLLVATPGRLVDMMERGKIGLDYCNYLVLDEADRMLDMGFEPQIRRIVEQDTMPPKGIRQTMMFSATFPKEIQILARDFLEEYIFLAVGRVGSTSENITQKVVWVEDGDKRSFLLDLLNATVIPSEVQDNAGENIEKPGKNSLTLVFVETKKGADALEDFLYREGYACTSIHGDRSQRDREEALHQFRSGRCPILVATAVAARGLDISNVKHVINFDLPSDIEEYVHRIGRTGRVGNLGLATSFFNDKNGNITKDLLDILVEAKQEVPSWLESLAYEHQHKSNTRGRSKRFTSGGFGARDYRQTSGGGSTGGFGGRGGRQPGGHGGNRGFGGGGKYPLKPHNGATFGCGFGGNFYSSDGYGGNYSHQGGVDWWGN; translated from the exons ATACGCCTGGCGGTTGGGACGGTGGACGCAACGGCTTTGTGCAGAATGGTTACCACGACAACCGCATGAATGGGGGTAACCGGTACAACAGTGGCCCGCCTCGCATGGAGAGGGGCAGGGGGGGTGGAGGTTTCCGCGGCGGCAGGGGCGGGTCCTACAACCCGGTACAGCCTATGCAGAACGCCGGCATGTTTGGCGTCTACGACAACAAAGATGGCGGCGGGTGGAATACGACTAAAGATGCATACACCAGCTTCGGCGCGCGTCCCGACAGGGGCAAGTCTGCTTTTTTCAACAACGGCGGGAGTGCGCCCCGAGGAAG TTACCAACGTGGAGGGTTTGGAGGCAGTGGAAACAGCCGCTGGGTGGAGGAGTCCAGGGATGACGAGGACTGGTCCAAACCCACTCAGGCCAATGAGCGCCTGGAACA GGAGCTGTTCGCTGGTGGCAATACAGGGATTAACTTTGACAATTACGACGACATTCCCGTTGAGGCCACTGGCCAAAACTGCCCCCATCACATTGACAGT TTCCAAGACGTAGAGATGGGAGAGATCATCATGAGCAACATCGCCCTGACCCGCTACACTCGGCCCACTCCGGTCCAGAAGTACGCCATTCCAATCATCAAGAACAAGAGGGACCTGATGGCCTGCGCCCAGACTG GTTCCGGTAAGACTGCCGCTTTCCTGTTGCCTGTACTGAGTCAGATCTACACTGAAGGCCCGGGAGAAGCCCTCGCTGCCCAGAAGTCTGGAGGACAGGACAACGGAAAGTATGGTCGCCGTAAGCAGTACCCCCTCGCTCTGGTCCTGGCCCCCACCAGAGAACTGGCCCTGCAGATCTACGAAGAGGCCAGAAAG TTTGCGTACCGGTCCCGTGTGCGTCCTTGTGTGGTGTACGGAGGGGCTGACATTGGCCagcagatcagagacctggagcgAGGCTGTCACCTGCTGGTGGCTACACCTGGACGCCTGGTGGACATGATGGAGAGAGGCAAGATCGGCCTCGACTACTGCAA TTACCTGGTGCTGGATGAGGCTGACCGGATGTTGGACATGGGTTTTGAGCCCCAGATCAGACGCATCGTGGAGCAGGACACCATGCCCCCTAAAGGCATCCGTCAGACCATGATGTTCAGCGCTACCTTCCCCAAGGAGATCCAG ATCCTGGCGCGTGACTTCCTGGAGGAGTACATCTTCCTGGCGGTGGGACGCGTGGGCTCCACCTCCGAGAACATCACCCAGAAGGTGGTGTGGGTGGAGGACGGTGACAAGAGGTCCTTCCTCCTGGACCTGCTCAATGCTACAG TCATTCCGAGCGAAGTTCAGGACAATGCAGGTGAAAACATAGAGAAACCTG GTAAGAACTCTCTGACGCTGGTGTTTGTGGAAACCAAGAAGGGAGCGGATGCCCTGGAGGACTTCCTGTACCGCGAGGGTTACGCCTGCACCAGTATCCATGGCGACCGCTCCCAGAGGGACCGAGAGGAGGCTCTGCACCAGTTCCGCTCGGGACGCTGCCCCATCCTGGTTGCCACGGCG GTGGCTGCCCGTGGCCTGGACATCTCCAATGTCAAGCACGTCATCAACTTTGACCTGCCCAGCGATATAGAGGAGTACGTCCACCGTATTGGCCGTACTGGACGTGTGGGCAACCTGG gtcTGGCCACGTCGTTCTTCAACGATAAGAACGGCAACATCACCAAGGACCTTCTGGACATCCTAGTGGAggccaaacaggaagtaccctcctGGCTGGAGAGCCTGGCCTATGAACACCAGCACAAGAGCAACACGCGCGGACGCTCCAAGAG GTTCACCTCTGGTGGCTTCGGAGCCAGGGACTACCGTCAGACAAGTGGCGGCGGCAGCACTGGAGGGTTCGGGGGTCGCGGTGGACGCCAGCCCGGTGGACATGGAGGAAACCGTGGATTTGGTGGCGGCGGTAAATATCCATTAAAACCTCACAATGGAGCAACATTTGGGT GTGGCTTTGGAGGAAACTTCTACAGCAGTGACGGCTATGGCGGAAACTACTCTCATCAGGGGGGAGTGGACTGGTGGGGCAACTAA
- the LOC106575550 gene encoding ATP-dependent RNA helicase DDX3X isoform X9, which yields MSHVAVENLHGLEQQLAVLGLNNADGQGGGTGRTCYIPPHLRNQEASKNDTPGGWDGGRNGFVQNGYHDNRMNGGNRYNSGPPRMERGRGGGGFRGGRGGSYNPVQPMQNAGMFGVYDNKDGGGWNTTKDAYTSFGARPDRGKSAFFNNGGSAPRGSYQRGGFGGSGNSRWVEESRDDEDWSKPTQANERLEQELFAGGNTGINFDNYDDIPVEATGQNCPHHIDSFQDVEMGEIIMSNIALTRYTRPTPVQKYAIPIIKNKRDLMACAQTGSGKTAAFLLPVLSQIYTEGPGEALAAQKSGGQDNGKYGRRKQYPLALVLAPTRELALQIYEEARKFAYRSRVRPCVVYGGADIGQQIRDLERGCHLLVATPGRLVDMMERGKIGLDYCNYLVLDEADRMLDMGFEPQIRRIVEQDTMPPKGIRQTMMFSATFPKEIQILARDFLEEYIFLAVGRVGSTSENITQKVVWVEDGDKRSFLLDLLNATGKNSLTLVFVETKKGADALEDFLYREGYACTSIHGDRSQRDREEALHQFRSGRCPILVATAVAARGLDISNVKHVINFDLPSDIEEYVHRIGRTGRVGNLGLATSFFNDKNGNITKDLLDILVEAKQEVPSWLESLAYEHQHKSNTRGRSKRFTSGGFGARDYRQTSGGGSTGGFGGRGGRQPGGHGGNRGFGGGGGFGGNFYSSDGYGGNYSHQGGVDWWGN from the exons ATACGCCTGGCGGTTGGGACGGTGGACGCAACGGCTTTGTGCAGAATGGTTACCACGACAACCGCATGAATGGGGGTAACCGGTACAACAGTGGCCCGCCTCGCATGGAGAGGGGCAGGGGGGGTGGAGGTTTCCGCGGCGGCAGGGGCGGGTCCTACAACCCGGTACAGCCTATGCAGAACGCCGGCATGTTTGGCGTCTACGACAACAAAGATGGCGGCGGGTGGAATACGACTAAAGATGCATACACCAGCTTCGGCGCGCGTCCCGACAGGGGCAAGTCTGCTTTTTTCAACAACGGCGGGAGTGCGCCCCGAGGAAG TTACCAACGTGGAGGGTTTGGAGGCAGTGGAAACAGCCGCTGGGTGGAGGAGTCCAGGGATGACGAGGACTGGTCCAAACCCACTCAGGCCAATGAGCGCCTGGAACA GGAGCTGTTCGCTGGTGGCAATACAGGGATTAACTTTGACAATTACGACGACATTCCCGTTGAGGCCACTGGCCAAAACTGCCCCCATCACATTGACAGT TTCCAAGACGTAGAGATGGGAGAGATCATCATGAGCAACATCGCCCTGACCCGCTACACTCGGCCCACTCCGGTCCAGAAGTACGCCATTCCAATCATCAAGAACAAGAGGGACCTGATGGCCTGCGCCCAGACTG GTTCCGGTAAGACTGCCGCTTTCCTGTTGCCTGTACTGAGTCAGATCTACACTGAAGGCCCGGGAGAAGCCCTCGCTGCCCAGAAGTCTGGAGGACAGGACAACGGAAAGTATGGTCGCCGTAAGCAGTACCCCCTCGCTCTGGTCCTGGCCCCCACCAGAGAACTGGCCCTGCAGATCTACGAAGAGGCCAGAAAG TTTGCGTACCGGTCCCGTGTGCGTCCTTGTGTGGTGTACGGAGGGGCTGACATTGGCCagcagatcagagacctggagcgAGGCTGTCACCTGCTGGTGGCTACACCTGGACGCCTGGTGGACATGATGGAGAGAGGCAAGATCGGCCTCGACTACTGCAA TTACCTGGTGCTGGATGAGGCTGACCGGATGTTGGACATGGGTTTTGAGCCCCAGATCAGACGCATCGTGGAGCAGGACACCATGCCCCCTAAAGGCATCCGTCAGACCATGATGTTCAGCGCTACCTTCCCCAAGGAGATCCAG ATCCTGGCGCGTGACTTCCTGGAGGAGTACATCTTCCTGGCGGTGGGACGCGTGGGCTCCACCTCCGAGAACATCACCCAGAAGGTGGTGTGGGTGGAGGACGGTGACAAGAGGTCCTTCCTCCTGGACCTGCTCAATGCTACAG GTAAGAACTCTCTGACGCTGGTGTTTGTGGAAACCAAGAAGGGAGCGGATGCCCTGGAGGACTTCCTGTACCGCGAGGGTTACGCCTGCACCAGTATCCATGGCGACCGCTCCCAGAGGGACCGAGAGGAGGCTCTGCACCAGTTCCGCTCGGGACGCTGCCCCATCCTGGTTGCCACGGCG GTGGCTGCCCGTGGCCTGGACATCTCCAATGTCAAGCACGTCATCAACTTTGACCTGCCCAGCGATATAGAGGAGTACGTCCACCGTATTGGCCGTACTGGACGTGTGGGCAACCTGG gtcTGGCCACGTCGTTCTTCAACGATAAGAACGGCAACATCACCAAGGACCTTCTGGACATCCTAGTGGAggccaaacaggaagtaccctcctGGCTGGAGAGCCTGGCCTATGAACACCAGCACAAGAGCAACACGCGCGGACGCTCCAAGAG GTTCACCTCTGGTGGCTTCGGAGCCAGGGACTACCGTCAGACAAGTGGCGGCGGCAGCACTGGAGGGTTCGGGGGTCGCGGTGGACGCCAGCCCGGTGGACATGGAGGAAACCGTGGATTTGGTGGCGGCG GTGGCTTTGGAGGAAACTTCTACAGCAGTGACGGCTATGGCGGAAACTACTCTCATCAGGGGGGAGTGGACTGGTGGGGCAACTAA
- the LOC106575550 gene encoding ATP-dependent RNA helicase DDX3X isoform X8, which yields MSHVAVENLHGLEQQLAVLGLNNADGQGGGTGNTPGGWDGGRNGFVQNGYHDNRMNGGNRYNSGPPRMERGRGGGGFRGGRGGSYNPVQPMQNAGMFGVYDNKDGGGWNTTKDAYTSFGARPDRGKSAFFNNGGSAPRGSYQRGGFGGSGNSRWVEESRDDEDWSKPTQANERLEQELFAGGNTGINFDNYDDIPVEATGQNCPHHIDSFQDVEMGEIIMSNIALTRYTRPTPVQKYAIPIIKNKRDLMACAQTGSGKTAAFLLPVLSQIYTEGPGEALAAQKSGGQDNGKYGRRKQYPLALVLAPTRELALQIYEEARKFAYRSRVRPCVVYGGADIGQQIRDLERGCHLLVATPGRLVDMMERGKIGLDYCNYLVLDEADRMLDMGFEPQIRRIVEQDTMPPKGIRQTMMFSATFPKEIQILARDFLEEYIFLAVGRVGSTSENITQKVVWVEDGDKRSFLLDLLNATVIPSEVQDNAGENIEKPGKNSLTLVFVETKKGADALEDFLYREGYACTSIHGDRSQRDREEALHQFRSGRCPILVATAVAARGLDISNVKHVINFDLPSDIEEYVHRIGRTGRVGNLGLATSFFNDKNGNITKDLLDILVEAKQEVPSWLESLAYEHQHKSNTRGRSKRFTSGGFGARDYRQTSGGGSTGGFGGRGGRQPGGHGGNRGFGGGGKYPLKPHNGATFGCGFGGNFYSSDGYGGNYSHQGGVDWWGN from the exons ATACGCCTGGCGGTTGGGACGGTGGACGCAACGGCTTTGTGCAGAATGGTTACCACGACAACCGCATGAATGGGGGTAACCGGTACAACAGTGGCCCGCCTCGCATGGAGAGGGGCAGGGGGGGTGGAGGTTTCCGCGGCGGCAGGGGCGGGTCCTACAACCCGGTACAGCCTATGCAGAACGCCGGCATGTTTGGCGTCTACGACAACAAAGATGGCGGCGGGTGGAATACGACTAAAGATGCATACACCAGCTTCGGCGCGCGTCCCGACAGGGGCAAGTCTGCTTTTTTCAACAACGGCGGGAGTGCGCCCCGAGGAAG TTACCAACGTGGAGGGTTTGGAGGCAGTGGAAACAGCCGCTGGGTGGAGGAGTCCAGGGATGACGAGGACTGGTCCAAACCCACTCAGGCCAATGAGCGCCTGGAACA GGAGCTGTTCGCTGGTGGCAATACAGGGATTAACTTTGACAATTACGACGACATTCCCGTTGAGGCCACTGGCCAAAACTGCCCCCATCACATTGACAGT TTCCAAGACGTAGAGATGGGAGAGATCATCATGAGCAACATCGCCCTGACCCGCTACACTCGGCCCACTCCGGTCCAGAAGTACGCCATTCCAATCATCAAGAACAAGAGGGACCTGATGGCCTGCGCCCAGACTG GTTCCGGTAAGACTGCCGCTTTCCTGTTGCCTGTACTGAGTCAGATCTACACTGAAGGCCCGGGAGAAGCCCTCGCTGCCCAGAAGTCTGGAGGACAGGACAACGGAAAGTATGGTCGCCGTAAGCAGTACCCCCTCGCTCTGGTCCTGGCCCCCACCAGAGAACTGGCCCTGCAGATCTACGAAGAGGCCAGAAAG TTTGCGTACCGGTCCCGTGTGCGTCCTTGTGTGGTGTACGGAGGGGCTGACATTGGCCagcagatcagagacctggagcgAGGCTGTCACCTGCTGGTGGCTACACCTGGACGCCTGGTGGACATGATGGAGAGAGGCAAGATCGGCCTCGACTACTGCAA TTACCTGGTGCTGGATGAGGCTGACCGGATGTTGGACATGGGTTTTGAGCCCCAGATCAGACGCATCGTGGAGCAGGACACCATGCCCCCTAAAGGCATCCGTCAGACCATGATGTTCAGCGCTACCTTCCCCAAGGAGATCCAG ATCCTGGCGCGTGACTTCCTGGAGGAGTACATCTTCCTGGCGGTGGGACGCGTGGGCTCCACCTCCGAGAACATCACCCAGAAGGTGGTGTGGGTGGAGGACGGTGACAAGAGGTCCTTCCTCCTGGACCTGCTCAATGCTACAG TCATTCCGAGCGAAGTTCAGGACAATGCAGGTGAAAACATAGAGAAACCTG GTAAGAACTCTCTGACGCTGGTGTTTGTGGAAACCAAGAAGGGAGCGGATGCCCTGGAGGACTTCCTGTACCGCGAGGGTTACGCCTGCACCAGTATCCATGGCGACCGCTCCCAGAGGGACCGAGAGGAGGCTCTGCACCAGTTCCGCTCGGGACGCTGCCCCATCCTGGTTGCCACGGCG GTGGCTGCCCGTGGCCTGGACATCTCCAATGTCAAGCACGTCATCAACTTTGACCTGCCCAGCGATATAGAGGAGTACGTCCACCGTATTGGCCGTACTGGACGTGTGGGCAACCTGG gtcTGGCCACGTCGTTCTTCAACGATAAGAACGGCAACATCACCAAGGACCTTCTGGACATCCTAGTGGAggccaaacaggaagtaccctcctGGCTGGAGAGCCTGGCCTATGAACACCAGCACAAGAGCAACACGCGCGGACGCTCCAAGAG GTTCACCTCTGGTGGCTTCGGAGCCAGGGACTACCGTCAGACAAGTGGCGGCGGCAGCACTGGAGGGTTCGGGGGTCGCGGTGGACGCCAGCCCGGTGGACATGGAGGAAACCGTGGATTTGGTGGCGGCGGTAAATATCCATTAAAACCTCACAATGGAGCAACATTTGGGT GTGGCTTTGGAGGAAACTTCTACAGCAGTGACGGCTATGGCGGAAACTACTCTCATCAGGGGGGAGTGGACTGGTGGGGCAACTAA
- the LOC106575550 gene encoding ATP-dependent RNA helicase DDX3X isoform X7: MSHVAVENLHGLEQQLAVLGLNNADGQGGGTGRTCYIPPHLRNQEASKNDTPGGWDGGRNGFVQNGYHDNRMNGGNRYNSGPPRMERGRGGGGFRGGRGGSYNPVQPMQNAGMFGVYDNKDGGGWNTTKDAYTSFGARPDRGKSAFFNNGGSAPRGSYQRGGFGGSGNSRWVEESRDDEDWSKPTQANERLEQELFAGGNTGINFDNYDDIPVEATGQNCPHHIDSFQDVEMGEIIMSNIALTRYTRPTPVQKYAIPIIKNKRDLMACAQTGSGKTAAFLLPVLSQIYTEGPGEALAAQKSGGQDNGKYGRRKQYPLALVLAPTRELALQIYEEARKFAYRSRVRPCVVYGGADIGQQIRDLERGCHLLVATPGRLVDMMERGKIGLDYCNYLVLDEADRMLDMGFEPQIRRIVEQDTMPPKGIRQTMMFSATFPKEIQILARDFLEEYIFLAVGRVGSTSENITQKVVWVEDGDKRSFLLDLLNATGKNSLTLVFVETKKGADALEDFLYREGYACTSIHGDRSQRDREEALHQFRSGRCPILVATAVAARGLDISNVKHVINFDLPSDIEEYVHRIGRTGRVGNLGLATSFFNDKNGNITKDLLDILVEAKQEVPSWLESLAYEHQHKSNTRGRSKRFTSGGFGARDYRQTSGGGSTGGFGGRGGRQPGGHGGNRGFGGGGKYPLKPHNGATFGCGFGGNFYSSDGYGGNYSHQGGVDWWGN, from the exons ATACGCCTGGCGGTTGGGACGGTGGACGCAACGGCTTTGTGCAGAATGGTTACCACGACAACCGCATGAATGGGGGTAACCGGTACAACAGTGGCCCGCCTCGCATGGAGAGGGGCAGGGGGGGTGGAGGTTTCCGCGGCGGCAGGGGCGGGTCCTACAACCCGGTACAGCCTATGCAGAACGCCGGCATGTTTGGCGTCTACGACAACAAAGATGGCGGCGGGTGGAATACGACTAAAGATGCATACACCAGCTTCGGCGCGCGTCCCGACAGGGGCAAGTCTGCTTTTTTCAACAACGGCGGGAGTGCGCCCCGAGGAAG TTACCAACGTGGAGGGTTTGGAGGCAGTGGAAACAGCCGCTGGGTGGAGGAGTCCAGGGATGACGAGGACTGGTCCAAACCCACTCAGGCCAATGAGCGCCTGGAACA GGAGCTGTTCGCTGGTGGCAATACAGGGATTAACTTTGACAATTACGACGACATTCCCGTTGAGGCCACTGGCCAAAACTGCCCCCATCACATTGACAGT TTCCAAGACGTAGAGATGGGAGAGATCATCATGAGCAACATCGCCCTGACCCGCTACACTCGGCCCACTCCGGTCCAGAAGTACGCCATTCCAATCATCAAGAACAAGAGGGACCTGATGGCCTGCGCCCAGACTG GTTCCGGTAAGACTGCCGCTTTCCTGTTGCCTGTACTGAGTCAGATCTACACTGAAGGCCCGGGAGAAGCCCTCGCTGCCCAGAAGTCTGGAGGACAGGACAACGGAAAGTATGGTCGCCGTAAGCAGTACCCCCTCGCTCTGGTCCTGGCCCCCACCAGAGAACTGGCCCTGCAGATCTACGAAGAGGCCAGAAAG TTTGCGTACCGGTCCCGTGTGCGTCCTTGTGTGGTGTACGGAGGGGCTGACATTGGCCagcagatcagagacctggagcgAGGCTGTCACCTGCTGGTGGCTACACCTGGACGCCTGGTGGACATGATGGAGAGAGGCAAGATCGGCCTCGACTACTGCAA TTACCTGGTGCTGGATGAGGCTGACCGGATGTTGGACATGGGTTTTGAGCCCCAGATCAGACGCATCGTGGAGCAGGACACCATGCCCCCTAAAGGCATCCGTCAGACCATGATGTTCAGCGCTACCTTCCCCAAGGAGATCCAG ATCCTGGCGCGTGACTTCCTGGAGGAGTACATCTTCCTGGCGGTGGGACGCGTGGGCTCCACCTCCGAGAACATCACCCAGAAGGTGGTGTGGGTGGAGGACGGTGACAAGAGGTCCTTCCTCCTGGACCTGCTCAATGCTACAG GTAAGAACTCTCTGACGCTGGTGTTTGTGGAAACCAAGAAGGGAGCGGATGCCCTGGAGGACTTCCTGTACCGCGAGGGTTACGCCTGCACCAGTATCCATGGCGACCGCTCCCAGAGGGACCGAGAGGAGGCTCTGCACCAGTTCCGCTCGGGACGCTGCCCCATCCTGGTTGCCACGGCG GTGGCTGCCCGTGGCCTGGACATCTCCAATGTCAAGCACGTCATCAACTTTGACCTGCCCAGCGATATAGAGGAGTACGTCCACCGTATTGGCCGTACTGGACGTGTGGGCAACCTGG gtcTGGCCACGTCGTTCTTCAACGATAAGAACGGCAACATCACCAAGGACCTTCTGGACATCCTAGTGGAggccaaacaggaagtaccctcctGGCTGGAGAGCCTGGCCTATGAACACCAGCACAAGAGCAACACGCGCGGACGCTCCAAGAG GTTCACCTCTGGTGGCTTCGGAGCCAGGGACTACCGTCAGACAAGTGGCGGCGGCAGCACTGGAGGGTTCGGGGGTCGCGGTGGACGCCAGCCCGGTGGACATGGAGGAAACCGTGGATTTGGTGGCGGCGGTAAATATCCATTAAAACCTCACAATGGAGCAACATTTGGGT GTGGCTTTGGAGGAAACTTCTACAGCAGTGACGGCTATGGCGGAAACTACTCTCATCAGGGGGGAGTGGACTGGTGGGGCAACTAA